Proteins found in one Ictidomys tridecemlineatus isolate mIctTri1 unplaced genomic scaffold, mIctTri1.hap1 Scaffold_325, whole genome shotgun sequence genomic segment:
- the LOC144373245 gene encoding olfactory receptor 2B6-like yields the protein MWINNQSSLDDFILLGFSDRPWLETPLFIIFLVAYIFALFGNISIILVSRLDPQLDSPMYFFVSNLSLLDLCYTTSTVPQMLVNLWGPEKTISYGGCIAQLYIFLALGSTECILLAIMAFDRYAAICKPLHYPIIMNPRGCTHMAARTWITGFANSLVQSKLTVVAPRCGQRVVDHFFCEFPAFLKLACTDTSVNEAELNVLGDLLLLVPLTLILGTYVFIAQAVMKICSAESHWKAFNTCASNLLVVSMFYFTAISMYVQPPSSYSRDRGKIMALFYGIVTPTLNPFIYTLRNKDVKAALRRALTKEFWVKKR from the coding sequence ATGTGGATCAATAATCAGAGCTCCCTAGATGATTTCATCTTATTGGGATTTTCAGACCGACCCTGGCTAGAGACACCACTCTTCATAATCTTTCTGGTGGCCTACATCTTTGCTCTATTTGGAAATATCTCCATTATCCTAGTTTCCCGCCTAGATCCCCAGCTCGACAGTCCCATGTACTTTTTTGTCTCAAATCTGTCACTTCTGGATCTCTGCTATACCACTAGCACCGTCCCACAGATGCTAGTAAACCTTTGGGGACCAGAGAAGACCATTAGCTATGGAGGTTGTATTGCCCAACTCTATATTTTTTTGGCCTTGGGTTCCACCGAATGCATTCTTCTGGCCATAATGGCCTTCGACCGCTATGCTGCCATTTGCAAGCCCCTTCACTATCCAATCATCATGAATCCGAGAGGTTGTACCCATATGGCTGCTAGGACCTGGATCACTGGTTTTGCTAACTCCCTTGTACAATCCAAACTCACCGTGGTGGCCCCAAGATGTGGACAGAGGGTGGTGGAccatttcttctgtgaatttcCTGCCTTTCTGAAACTAGCCTGTACTGATACTAGTGTGAATGAAGCTGAGCTCAATGTTCTAGGGGATTTGCTACTCCTGGTACCACTCACCCTCATCCTGGGCACTTATGTGTTCATTGCTCAGGCAGTGATGAAAATATGCTCTGCTGAAAGTCATTGGAAGGCCTTTAATACCTGTGCTTCAAATTTGCTTGTGGTATCCATGTTCTATTTTACAGCCATCAGCATGTATGTCCAGCCTCCCTCTAGTTACTCTCGGGACAGGGGTAAGATCATGGCTCTCTTCTATGGTATTGTCACACCCACCCTCAACCCTTTTATTTATACATTGAGGAACAAGGATGTGAAAGCTGCCCTAAGAAGAGCATTGACTAAGGAGTTTTGGGTCAAGAAAAGATga